Part of the Zonotrichia albicollis isolate bZonAlb1 unplaced genomic scaffold, bZonAlb1.hap1 Scaffold_254, whole genome shotgun sequence genome is shown below.
AGGGGAGCAAGACGTTGCAATCATCACCAAGTCCCTGAAGTACAAAAGTCTCCGTAATCTGCGCACAGACATTGTATGACGGGGATGTGAGGCTTGTACAACCTGGCTGCTTTGCGTCTGAGATGTTATGAGTACAAGCGTCCAGCTGGATGGTGGTGAGGCAAGGAATTTGGGACCCTTGACCCACAACTCAGGTATCAATCAGATTGTTGAAAAGGAGCCAGAGTCTCTTTCCCTCTGGGCTCGGCTTTTAATGAGTGTCAGAGAGAGGTTTGGCCACAGGGAGAGAATGCAGGACCAGCACCACAGAATGTGCTGGAAGACCCTTGAGGAAGGGATCCAACAGCTGAGAGAAGTGGCAGAATTAGAGGTACTCtttgggagggatggacagcatgATAATGACCCCGACAAAGTCAGGTGCAGAGGGCAAATGTTGTGGAGCCTGGCAAATCTGGGGCCATACCAATACACCACCTTTATTGCAACAATTAATGCTGATAACAACCAAGACACAGTAGGTTCTGTAGCCAACAAGCTTAAGAATTATGAAAGCATGATCAATGGACTGATGCAGGCTCATGTCTCTGCTGTGATTAAGGACCTCAAAGAGGAGATGAGGGAGGTGGTGAGGGGAGAGGTGAGGAGGAACAGTTCCCACATTGCACCACTGTGAGTCACAGGCCCCAGAGTCAGAGCCCAACGTTCCCCAGCTAGAGAGAGGGGGGGTACACCCCACGGGCtgacctgtgcctttttctgcGTGACCAtggggaagacatgggaaggtgggatggaaaacgcacttctgtcctggcagcacgGGTGCGTCAGCTCAAGGAGGGAAACACAAATCAAGGGAAGTCCAGTAAAGTGAAGGTAGCCTCAGCCTCCCATGACCGAGCTGCTGAGTATGATCTGTCAGATCCCCTGGAAGGTACCTCTACCATGAATACCCAGGGTTAGAGGGGCCTTGCCTCCAGCCAGGGAGAGGCACCAGAAAACTGGATTTTCTGGACGGTGTGGATccgatggcctggcacatcagaaccACAAAAGTAAGACGCCTTATTGATACTGGTGCTCAGTGTACCCTGATACCATTGGGACATGTGGgggcagaacctgtttccattgccagGGTGACGGGGGGAACACAGCAATTTACCCTGTTAGAAGccgaggtgagcctgactgggaaagagtggaaaaaacatcctatttgactggcccagaggccccgtGTATTCTGGGCATAGATTTCCTCTTGAACGGCTAttacaaagacccaaagggactcagatgggcttttggcatagctgctgtggaggcagaaaacatcaagcagttgaacactttgcctggactatcagaaaacccgtctgcagtaggactcctgaaggtggaagagcaaagaccaccaattgccacctcaacagtgcaccacCGGCAGTATCAGATGAATCAAGTTGccatgatccccatccacaaaatgatccgtgagctggagagccaagggctggtccgcaagacccactcacccttcaacagcctcACTTGGCCTGTGcgtaaatctgaaggagaatggagattgactgtggactgtcgtgcattgaatgaagtgactccaccactgagcgctgctgtgccggacatgctggaactccagtacgagctgaagtccaaggcagcaaagtgctttGCCACCATTGGCATTGCTaacacatttttctccattcctgtggcagcagaatgcaggcctcagtttgctttcacctggaggggagtgcagtacacctggaaccgactgccccaggggtggaagcacagccccaccatctgccatggactgatccaggctgcactggaaaagggtgaggctccagagcaCCTGCAGTACAtcgatgacatcattgtgtgggggaacacacaaatggaagtatttgagaaaggagagaggatcatcaggattctgctagaagccaGCTTTGCTgtcaagaagagcaaagtcaagggaagTGCCAAAGAGATCCAGTGtatgggagtgaagtggcaagacggacggcgtcagattcccactgaggtcatcaacaAAATCACCACGATGTCTCCACCAACTAGCAAGACAGAAATGCAATCTTTCCTGGATGCCATAGGTTTTGGAGAATGCACATTCCCGAATACAGTAAGATTGTGAGCCCTCTTTAGCTGCAAGAAGAACGAGTTCCACTGGGGTCCtgaacagcaacaagcctttgcccagatcaagcaggagatcacTCATGTGATTGCctttggcccagtcaggacaggaccagaggtgaagaatatGCTGTACTCTGAAGCcaggaaccatggcttgtcctggagcctttggcagaaggtgcctggggacactCGAGGCcaaccactgggattttggagtcaaaGCTACAGAGGctctgaagccaactacactcctACAGGGAAGGAAATCttggagtccaggctgcctcagaggtgattggtacagaagCGCAACTCTCCCTGGCACCCTGACTaccagtgctgggctggatgtTTAAAGGAAAGGTTCCCACTACCGACCACACCACTGACACTACATGGAGTAAGTGGATTACTCTTGTTACACAGCGCGCCCCTATTGGAAatctgaatcgccctgggattctggagataattacaaactggccggAAGGTGAGAACTTTGGTCTTGCTAATGAAGAGGAACAAAAACCAGTGACACGGGCTGAAGAGGTTCctccatacaaccaactgcccccagaggaaacacgctacgctcttttcactgacggctcctgtcgcattgtagggatgaactggaagtggaaagcagctgtatggagccccacacgacaggtggcagaggccactgaaggagaaggtggatcaagccaactcgctgaactcaaagctgttcaactggccctggacattgctgagagagagaagtggacAAAGTTCTACCTCTACAGTGATTCATGGAtagtagccaatgctctgtggggatggctagAGAGGTAGAAAGAGTCCAACTGGCAGTGTAgagaaaaccaatttgggctgctgatgagtggaaagacatcgCTACCAGGGTAGGAAGGCTACCTCtgaaggtccgccatgtagatgcccatgtacccaagagcaGAGCCAATGAGGAgtaccaaaacaatgagcaagtagaccaagctgcaaagatagagGTGTCGAAGATAGACTTAGATTGGCAATGTAAGAGGGAGTTATTCCTAGCTTGATGGGCCCGTAatgcctcaggccatcagggcagagatgccacctataagtgtgCGTGAGACCGAGGCATGGATCTAAACATGGACAGTATTTcacaggttatccatgactgtgagacgtgtgctgccatcaagcgagtgaagcccctctggtatggtgggcggtggtccaagtacaagcatggggaggcctggcagattgactacatcacactgccccagacacgccaaggCAAGCGCCATgcgctgaccatggtggaaactgccactggatggttggagaCCCACCCTGGGCCTCATGCCACTGCCCctaacaccatcctgggcctgggaAAGCAAATCCTGTGGACACATGGTGTGGGAGGATTGTCGTCCATTTGTCCCAGGTGTCCACAGGGCTGGGTTTTTACCTAGGTACAGGCAGTCATTTGGTGAGAGGGGAACTCCCACCAGGCATGTTGAGAGCAGATCATCTACGCTTCCCATGGCCATGCAAAGATTGTCTAGCTTTAATGACTTTGCCAAAGTGACccagatgttttgttttggctgAGGGATAATCCAGCCGGTGGTCACTTGGATACAGATGAGGGCGCTGATAAAGACGATGGCAatggtggcactgtcactgctgcGGGTGCCCTGGAGGGTATCACAGGAAGAATCATGCTTCTTCTTTCCATAGAAAGGAGAAAGCTAAGGTAGTTTTCACTTGTGGATGGTAAAAGCATACATTAGTTGACTTATTTTAAGACATTCTTAAATATTCTTAAGTTCTCCCTATAGCTCTTACCAACTCCTCCCAGTCACTCCCTTCACTTTCTTAAGGAAAGTttgagggaggggaaaaagaagtAGTTTCAAGACGGTAAGGAGGGAGGGGTAGGGATAAGGGGTCACTGGTagagggatggaaaagggaggGGTGTGTCTGCATTTGAGATTGACATGGATGTTATCAGTGGGATATATCTACATGTGATGACTGTCCTTGCCACAATGTTTGGATAtgtgaatttcttttttcttcatctccaAGAGAAAGCTGCTTCTTTGGCATGGTGGGAGAGGGAACTGACTTCCTGTTCATTCGAGGAGTCGTCTTCAGATCTGTGGTCTATGTAGGGACTGATAAATCTTCTGGGAATCCACCGGGGTCCTGTATCTGTAGAAACACAAGCATATTCTGTCCCCCATATAATGAGAGGGTATGGCCCTTCAACAGTTTTAGATTAATGATTCTGATCAAGTACTGGTGGTCTTTCTTTGAGGTGTGTGTACGTGTTGTTATGAAAGTGCCTTAAGACAGGGGGGTTTGGTTCATTTTTGAGAGCAATTCTTGAAATATATATGATATTAGAATTAATGAAATTCAAATAATGTAAAGTACTTTGCACAGTCTCTCTTGTATAGAGAGAGCCGGGGGCTATGTACAAACCACAAACGGGACgggactgctgtggaacgtgccttgagctgttttatttttcagcatcagtctcattacatggttgtgacaatgggaagatgccagcagctcacatcccaagcagcagaccaagaacttaatagtacaacttactttataaattttttgaccaatcacacaaagcaaaagcatattgacagcagttctatccaaccactataagcacacgtacctttcgttaaaacaatgcttgcctatttcaaatacaatgcctgcttgtaagccttaaaacacaatgcacagagctccattaagaggcttcaaacttcctaatgtCTTGTTAGAAAAACTTTTCTGTatcttagggagttattctagacaagcgttaatacacaggccattgttctatttgtccttacttttctactttttgcataatttttctgttgacctatctcatggctactgcttagctctaatcacagctctgctgtctctgaggcctgccttttgcagcttcccgaaaactctctgattttgtggattcccacactgAACACAAGTTCagctattttaaatcaaatgcTCACTGATGTAGATAGTATTAGACATGGCACACTGCAAAACAGAGCTGCTATAGATTTTTTGCTGTTAGCATATGAGCACAGGTGTGAGGAttttgaaggaatgtgttgGCTGAATCTCTCTGGCCAGTCTGCATCCATTTACAGGAACTGAAAAAACTACAAGATAACATGAAAAAATTAACCCTGAATGACTGGGGCTTGGATGAATGATTTGAGGGATGGGGAATAACTGGATGAttgaaagacaaaataaagaCAGCTTTGTTATTTGTAGAAGTCATTCTTATATTGCTTTGTATTATTCCATGCCTAAGGAAATTGGTGACCCGCTTGGTAGAAAATACAGTGAAAAGGGTTTGGCTggtgcaagaagaagaaggggggGTTGTAGCAATGTATCTGAACAACTTATGCCACACTGTGCACCAGCCATACCACTTGTAGTTGTTCTTATCAGAGTCCTCTGGAATTCACCAAGGTTACTAAGACATAAACGGTGCTAAATGAAGAAAGAAGAGGCTGAGAAACAGAATACCAAGACCTCAAGAACTCGATAATAGAGGACTGAGAACCACCTGAACTGCAACCTATCACATACTCTGAGAAGTGCGTGCAGAACACAAGGACAACGCAATGAAGAAGAGCATGATCAGCGTGTGCAGTAGGGTTAGAATGTATAAATAAGTGCATAATATAAACAATCAATGGCTTCTGTTTAATCATATTGGTTAGATATACGGGAGTCCTGTTTTCCCACAATGGGTGCCTGGGAAAGAGGaatggttcttttccatagaatGGAAAgcactgaggcaggagcaggagacaagtgacccttgcaggcctggggcctcattgcctccttgtccctgctcagcagcctggcaggggccgccccatgctcctgcccttggcactgcacatccccacatgccagtgcccatcccgggaagagccctgagcaaggagggagggacaggatctgcctggccaggggctggggctcaggccttggcccttggcattcctgaaacacatccagctttgctcagcaccagagagagcttggccttgtttgtccccagctgtcatcactgcctccagtattctgctctaactggaacctggggacactttctcagagagatttattaaacttttagaaactttggagtttcaATTTAACTTTGAGTTCTAGAGAAGTTATTTAAaacactctctcagggactgagtctgatatAAACAACACCAAACCCCTGAGGGGCTCATTAAAggccttgtgctgtgtctgtgctgctgtgctttaaaggaacagctcttcccagggccagctcctctcccagtccagcagggctgagggctctgcctgcaggcactgaggggacaggagccaggcagagacaggctgaaggcaattggattgggaagacattgagctgagacttcacttggggaaagattttcccagtcctgtgcatggtgagtgtgtgggtgcagggcaatgtcccctgtgctcctggagggatctcctgaagccagcacaccccacagcctgggggatgtgtcaggaggactctcccagtttctctgtggcacaggaggaggagaatgTGCTCCAGTGCAGGGCTCCCCATCTATGGGGACTTGTCATGAGCTCATTCAGGGCTGGGGTTTCCTGCTTGGGTCTCTGTTTCCTGAATCTGTGCTCACACTTTTCCCTGGCTCAGCTTGGTGGCAATGGAaactcagctgtgctgggcagagcaggagctgaggctcTTAAGTGGTCACCCTGAGGATTCCTGGGAGCCTCAGCAAGTgcctgcacctgcccagcctccaAATCCATGCAGCATCTCCTTTccatggtgcccaggctgggggagctgttctTTTATCCCTGCATGGCCCATGGACGCTGCAGgtcagggctggcccaggggctgggctgggctcgggCAGCTCTcgcagggaaggagcccggggccacaggagcagctcgggctgggacagctccagcagcagagccgtgggcagggagggagggaggcagtgctgagggaagccctgctgcagggcacatgTGGCACCTGccgggcctgccctgcagggcagacactgccctgagcagcacagctcttgtgtcccctcacagccagcacagccctcagcccgggggctcggggccctcagtgcctcctgggccggcagagcagccccagagatgaaGGGAATCTCTGCGGCCCTGTacccattccctgctgaccagggcctgagggccactgtcctgccctgctgctgcctggcagggactgggcagggctggccagggaaaggcttttcctcaggcctggctctctctctctccttgccttgcccaggtgctgctggcattgctgaggggctctctgcaatggcagttccagctgcagggccaggcccagcccttgggctcctcctgtgcaggctgagcacagcaatggggtgtccccgctccctgtgcctgggcagctctgggcagggcagcctgtgaggctggcaatgagcccactctcctgaatctgggaaaggcaggaaccactttgtgtgccagggatccTCTGCTCTCGGCTGTGtctcctggctgtgcagggtAACGCAGGAGTGGATTTCAAAAAGGTGCaagtgcagggcagctggaacaGTAGAGAGGGAGAGAGCAGCTCCTCTCAGTCTGCACTAAGCCTCAGACATTCTGCCTGACTCCCTGGACTCTCTTATTCCACAGTGCAGCAGAATCCCTTGTTCTGCCTTCTGTTATCcccatcccttcacccaggcagctcctctgccttAGAACATTTTCTATCCAAGTCCCAACACCAGGACTGGCCCCTGCCCTCACTGTTCCCCTGCACTGACTTGGGATCAGGGCTGACTCCCAGGTGTCCTGCAGGCCAAGGTCCAGCTCCACACACAACATTGGCCAGCAGCAATCAGGGCTCCAGCAACAAAGGTGAAGGAAGGTCTCCTAGACATAGATGGGGGGAGGTGTTTAGCGGCAAGAAAGGGTCTATGAGAAAGGGCTTTGACTTTTCTGGAGAAACCTCCTCTCAGTTATCACTGTGATTCCTTCTTCAAAAGGTTCCAATGTCTGgagacagcaaatgtccaacagcagctccatcagccacttcctcctgctggcattggcagacacgcggcagctgcagctcctgcacttctgcctcttgctgggcatctccctggctgccctcctgggcaacggcctcatcatcagcgccgtagcctgtgaccaccacctgcacacgcccatgttcttcttcctgctcaacctggccctcagtgacctgggctccatctgcaccactgtccccaaagccatgcacaattccctctgggacaccagcaccatctcctacactggatgtgctgcacagctctttttttttgtgtttttcatgtCATTAGAGGTTTCcatcctgaccatcatgtgctgcgaccgctacgtgtccatctgcaaacccctgcactacgggaccctcctgggcagcagagcttgtgcccacatggcagcagctgcctgggccagtgcctttctcaatgctctgctgcacacggccaatacattttccctgcccctgtgccatgggaatgccctgggccagttcttctgtgaaatcccacagatcctcagaCTCTCCTGCTGCAAATCCTACCTCCGGGAACTTGGGCTTCTTGTGCTAAGTGGTCTTCTattctttgcttcttttgtgttcattgttttctcctatgtgcagatcttcagggctgtgctgaggatcccctctgagcagggacagcacaaagccttttccacctgcgtccctcacctggccgtggtctccctgtttctcAGCATTGGGttttttgcctacctgaagcccccctccatctcctccccatccctggatctggccctgtcagttctgtactcggtggtgcctccagccctgaaccccctcatctacagcctgaggaaccaggagctcaaggagGCCCTGAGAAAATTGATTGTACTGTATTTTCAGAAACATTTCCGAACCATTTTCTGATGCAGAGCCTTCAGAATGTAACTCTTTAGAATCtcatccttttttcccctatgtCTCTATTTTTATTTGGTAACTTTTTCTGCTATGGTTATGTTTTTTACAAAATACTGCAGTATTGCACTTAGCATTTCTACATTAATATATTCCTTCTTTTGAAATATCAAGACTTGCAAGAGGCTTTTTTCCTTgagatttaaataaaaacaagtgCTTGCCCTGACCTGTGTGCCCGGAATTCTTCCTGAGCctttctctgtccctgcaggggcagtgccTGTGAGCAGAGGTGGAGGGAAGAgactcccagcacagcagcacagccagggacaaTGGCCCTGGCTCTTCCCACATCTGCTCTGCCCAACTCCACCCTGTCcttgccagccctgctgtggctgtaaGGCCGGAGTGCTCTGGCAGCTTGGTCACTGTCCTGCTgcgtgtccctgctgtggccacaggcagggccaggccatgggcactgctgggacacagctgggctccagcacagcagctccagcagcaaaaggcatctcctgagggcagggcagggaggctttGCTCCCCTCCAGAGCTGTGTCAGCAATGTGCTCCAggaatgccctggcacagcagagcccagtgcctggggcagggggggagTGTGCAGGGGGGGctcacagcagtgtcctggtacagccagagctcctggcatggacctgaggcagcagcagagcagggcctgggctgtgtcttTGTTCTGGGGCAGCCTGGGAAGGTGCCCCAGGGCAATTGTCCCACACCAGCCCCTGCAATCACCATTGCCAGCACTGGCCTATCCCCACCTGCAAGAGGCTGTTTGTCCCTGCACGGAGGGACACCAAGTGACCAGGCCAGCAGGCCATGTTTGCTCTGCGCTGAGGAGATCTCAGCAGTGCATCGTGTGTGGGTGGGGAGATGAACCCCAGTGAGCACAAACACCAtcagcagcacctggggctggcacaatTCCAGTGGCACAAACAGGGCCTTGAGGCCACTTCACTCTGAGAGTAACGTCCTCTGGGAAAACACCTGGATTGTTTGCTGGAAacaagggcagggaggggcactgggagagtcacagcctgctcaggctcagcagggaaggggatgtggcaaatcctcctgcagccattccaggtactggcaggacagggcagggactgcagaACCCACgtgggagggaaaaggaggggatGTTGTGTGCCCAGAGTTCTGCCAGGCCTGGGACAGGGTCTGCTGTGGTCTCCTCAGAGCCagactggagagagctgggCTGAAGGAGTGGAACATGGGCTGGGTGGGAGTTTGGCTGAACAATGAGGGTCAGATGTCATCCATGGTACAGAGTCCTCTTGGCAGCCACACCCTGGTGACATTCCTCAGTGACCAGCCCCTGGCCACCACTGTGGAATATTTCTATTATCTCTACAAGGGCATGAAATGTACTTTCAATTCTTTTGTGGATGCTGCCAAATTGCAGGGAGTCTGTGACTGAACTCATCGAACTCATCTAGTTAATGGTGACTGCAAAATGTAATTGGGCAAGATGACTGAGTTGGGTAAATGTATCTTGCCATCAGGCACCAAGCAAGCCACAAGAAAGGGCAGAAAAATCTCATGCATCAGAAGAAAGGCAATTCAATagggaaaaacccaaatccaaCCAAAaactaaaacccccaaatctaatcaaaaaacccaaaacaagaTCCACCCACAACAACACAAAAACCTCACAAACAAACCcaccacaaaaagaaaaaaggccacagagagaagaaaagcaagTTCACAGGAAATCTCCTACCAGAAGAAAATGTTTGACCACCTTGTGGCAGGACAGGACTATCTGTAGGtgctgttttgaaagaaaaacgtcttaaaaaataaattaatcacCTATTTCTCTTGTCCCCCCACTTCTCTCAGTTGATTGCTGATCATGGTGTGACATGGAATGGAACATCCCTTGGGTCAGTCCAGCccagctgtcccatccctgtccccaggaacACTTGCCCACCCCAGGCCCATAGGTTGGGGGGGTTGCAGACGCCTCATGCGGGGCAAGCActgagacagggacaggagaaCAGAACAACATTCACTCTTGTCAAGGACAGTAGAACAGAACAGCCCAGCCTTGGAGAAACTGATTGAGGATGTACCTCTGGCAAACAGAAGTCACACAAAATGCAAGCAGgatgccagctcagctctgcaaggctgACAAAACAGAAGTTATGCAGAACAATAATATTGCCCTTACACAAAAGGGGGGATCAAGGAACAGCCACCTTAAAAGGACACTGGATGgttaaaacaaaacccaaagaacCATGAAAGGATTTGTGATAAGGGGGTTCAACTATGTCAAATAAACTCAAAGGAACTGGGGATAGCTAATGGATACATAATCAGTGTGTGTGATAAAAACTCTGTTCAATCAATGCTTAATGCACTCCAATGGAGGAAGGATGGCCCAAGTGACCACCATACTGTAAAAAAGAATACCTGCTttcaaatactctgttcagaaGTTTCTATCCAGTGGATTTCAGTATCAGTGGTGTCCTTGACTCCCTTATGCCCCACAgtttcacaatggccccttgattccatgaggccctgctgtaGAAGAATGGACCCTTAGTTCCACTGGGTTCCATACTGTCAAAATGGCTTCCTTGGTTCTGCACTGccacaatgctctccttggttccaccaGGCCTTGGTGTGTCACaacagccccttggttccatcaacTGCCAGAGTGTCACCCTGGTTTCTTGGATCTGCACTGTCACAATGGACAAT
Proteins encoded:
- the LOC141727774 gene encoding olfactory receptor 14A16-like — protein: MSNSSSISHFLLLALADTRQLQLLHFCLLLGISLAALLGNGLIISAVACDHHLHTPMFFFLLNLALSDLGSICTTVPKAMHNSLWDTSTISYTGCAAQLFFFVFFMSLEVSILTIMCCDRYVSICKPLHYGTLLGSRACAHMAAAAWASAFLNALLHTANTFSLPLCHGNALGQFFCEIPQILRLSCCKSYLRELGLLVLSGLLFFASFVFIVFSYVQIFRAVLRIPSEQGQHKAFSTCVPHLAVVSLFLSIGFFAYLKPPSISSPSLDLALSVLYSVVPPALNPLIYSLRNQELKEALRKLIVLYFQKHFRTIF